TCAAAATGGCCGCGTTCAAACCTTACTCAATGCTTCTGCTTTGAGTGATTATGAGCAGTTGGCTCCTGACGCTGACTATTCTCAACTGCCCTTTGAAGAAACGTTTCGCGGCCAGCCCAACAACGCCGATCGCCTATATGGGACACCAGCTTCGGTGCATGGACTCTACGTCAGTCTGCGTCCCACCAGCGGACAGCCCCAGCAGATGCAAACTGTCCACTACTTGCGCCCTGATGAGTACGTGCGCTCAACGGTGGGCACTTGCCAGACTGAGAATGCTGATCTTGACATGTCTGTTGACGAGCAGTTGACACTCTTACAAGAACGACTCCAGGCTGAAGACTGGGCCGCTGCCGATAGAGAAACCCGGCGGTTGCTTGCCCCGGAGTCAACCTCGCTGCCGCCGTTTGAGCCAGTGTTGGTGCAGCCAGATCTGATTCGTGCCATTGACCAGATGTGGCTAACGGCCAGCAGCGGACAATTTGGACTCAGTGTTCAGTTGCGTCTTTGGCAGCAAGCACTGGCCGCGCACCCTAACAATAGTGAAGCAGCTGTCAATGCCTTTCGCGATCGCGTAGGCTGGAAACTCGCTGCTCCTCGCTCTGAAGTTGACTTCATCAGCAGTGACTGGTTGAATGAGTCGGAACTGACCTACTCCTTGCAAGCTCCGGAGGGACATCTGCCCTGGGGCGGGGTGTCGGATGAGGTGGTGCAATCGGTTGCTGTTCCACCGCCAGGAGTACATTGTGGCAGTTGTACTGTCGATGCCATGCAGCTGCGCAACGAACGCTTCTATCGCTACATTCCTCAACTGATGGAACGAGTGGAGTTGTCCTTGTAGGAGTTTCAGTCTTAGCGACCATTTTTTTCCCACTGCTATACAAAGGCGAAGTAGAAATTGACACTGAATAGACTAGAGGTCGTTTCACAAATCAACTCCTGATTACTTCAGGATTGTTGTAGTTAAGCCGTAATAGCGATCGCTGCATTCCGATTAGTTGCTCGATTGAACTGTTGAATCAGTTGATCAACACAACTAAGTATTAAGAGTTTTTTTATCTCGTGGCAACGCGATCGCTAGGCTGTTGCATGAGACTGCTTCTAAGCGGGATCTGGATAATAAACTCTGTTCCTTGACCAGACGTAGAAATACAGATTAGCTTGCCCTTATGTTTCTCGGTAACGATTTGGTAGCTAATAGACATTCCCATCCCTGTTCCTTTTCCAGAGGGTTTTGTGGTGAAAAATGGATCGAAAAT
The Timaviella obliquedivisa GSE-PSE-MK23-08B DNA segment above includes these coding regions:
- a CDS encoding GUN4 domain-containing protein, yielding MVSLVQGVSLTYRLAGSLPENTAAEIPQNPVGATLTLTVQWQDQNGRVQTLLNASALSDYEQLAPDADYSQLPFEETFRGQPNNADRLYGTPASVHGLYVSLRPTSGQPQQMQTVHYLRPDEYVRSTVGTCQTENADLDMSVDEQLTLLQERLQAEDWAAADRETRRLLAPESTSLPPFEPVLVQPDLIRAIDQMWLTASSGQFGLSVQLRLWQQALAAHPNNSEAAVNAFRDRVGWKLAAPRSEVDFISSDWLNESELTYSLQAPEGHLPWGGVSDEVVQSVAVPPPGVHCGSCTVDAMQLRNERFYRYIPQLMERVELSL